TCCGCTCACCCGAGGGCCAGGAAATCGTCCGGCGGCTGGTCGCCACCGCCGATGTGGTGATCGAGAACTTCAAGGTCGGCGGGCTGAAGAAATACGGCCTCGACTATGAGAGCCTCAAGGCGATCAATCCGAAGCTCGTCTATTGCTCCATCACCGGCTTCGGCCAGAACGGCCCCTATGCCGAATTCGCCGGCTACGATTACATCGTGCAGGGCATGTCCGGCTTCATGTCGATCACCGGCGAACCGGACGGCCAGCCGATGAAAGCCGGCGTCGCCATCGCCGACATCTTCACCGGCATCTACGCCGTCACGGCGATCCAGTCGGCGCTGATCCACGCCATGAAGACCGGCGAAGGCCAGATGGTCGACATGGCGCTGCTCGACGTCATGTCCGCGGTGCTTGCCAACCAGAACATGAACTACCTGATTTCCGGAAAATCTCCGGTGCGCCTCGGCAATGCCCACCCCAACATCAGCCCTTACGAAGTCGTTTCGACAGCGGATGGCCACCTGATCCTCGCCGTCGGCAATGACGGCCAGTTCAAGCGCCTATGCACCATCCTCGGCATCGGAGAGGTCGCCGACGACGAGCGTTTCGCCACCAACAAGGCGCGCGTCGCCCACAAGGCGGAAGTGCGGCGCATCGTTTCGAGCGAAACGGCGAAATGGGCAAAGCGCGACCTGCTGACGGCATGCGAAAGCAATGCCGTGCCAGCCGGCCCGATCAATTCCATTGCCGAAATGTTCGACGACCCGCAGGTCAAGGCGCGCGGCCTGAAGATCGACCTGACCGATGCCGATGGCAACACCATCCCAAGCGTTCGAACACCGATCGTGCTTTCCGAAACGCCGCTGCGTTACGAGCGCCCCAGCCCAAGGGTTGGCGAGCATCGGGATGAAATCCTTGCCGAACTGGAAGAGATCGAGAGAAAGGCAGCCCAATGAAAAAGACCGGTGGTCAACTGATCGTCGATGCACTCAAGGCAAACGGCGTGAAGCGCGTTTCCTGCGTGCCGGGCGAAAGCTATCTCGCGGTGCTCGACGCGCTCTATGAAAGCGGCATCGAAACCATCGTGTGCCGACAGGAAGGTGGCGCGGCGATGATGGCCGACACCTGGGGCCGCCTAACCGGCGAACCCGGCATCTGCATGGTCACCCGCGGCCCGGGTGCCACCAATGCGTCCGCCGGCCTGCATGTCGCCAGGCAGGATTCCATCCCGATGATCCTGTTCATCGGCCAGGTCCAGCGCGACGCCCGCGAGCGCGAGGCCTTTCAGGAGGTCGAATACCGCCGCGCCTTTACCGAATTTGCCAAATGGGTCGGCGAGATCGACGACGCCCGGCGCATTCCCGAATTCGTCACCCGCGCCTTTGCCATCGCCACCTCCGGCCGCCCCGGCCCGGTCGTCTTGACGCTGCCCGAGGACATGCTAGTCGATGAGGTCGATGCACCCGATGCAAAGCCCTATATGCCGGTCGAGGCCCATCCCGGCCTAGCGCAGATCGAGGCTTTCGGCGCTTTGCTGGCAAAGGCGAAGCGCCCGATGCTGATCCTCGGCGGCACGCGCTGGGACGATGAATCCGTCGCGGGCATCCGCGCCTTCGCCGAACGCTTCAAGCTGCCTGTCGGTTGCTCCTTCCGCCGCCAGATGCTGTTCGATCACCTGCATGAAAGCTATGCCGGCGATGTCGGAATCGGCATCAACCCGGCGCTCGCGAAGGAGATCAAGGAAAGCGACCTCGTTATCCTGCTCGGCGGACGTTTCTCCGAAATGCCATCATCGAGCTATACCCTGCTCGGCATCCCCTACCCGTCCCAGACGCTGGTGCATGTGCATCCCGATCCATCCGAACTCGGCCGCGTCTACCGCGCCGATCTCGCGATCTGCGCAACGCCGAAAGATTTCGTCGCAGCGCTCGGCAAACTCTCTCCCGCCGCCGAGCCGGAATGGGCAACCCGCACCGCCGCCATGCATGCCGGTTACCTCGCATGGTCCACCCCGCCGAAGACGGGTCCGGGCAAGCTGCACATGGGTCCGATCATGGAATGGCTCGAGGCCAACACGCCGAAGGACGCGATCTTCACCAACGGCGCCGGCAACTACGCCACCTGGCTGCATCGTTTCCACCGGTTTCAGGCCTTCAACACACAGGCGGCACCCGCCTCGGGATCGATGGGCTACGGCCTGCCCGCCGCTGTTGCCGCCAAGCAGCTCTTTCCGAAGCGCGAAGTCATCTGCTTTGCCGGCGATGGCTGCTTC
The window above is part of the Rhizobium sp. ACO-34A genome. Proteins encoded here:
- a CDS encoding CoA transferase; translation: MTDAPSRKPPLSGIRVIELARVLAGPWAGQMLADMGADVIKVENPEGGDDTRAWGPPFVEGADGENLSAAYYHSTNRNKRSIGVDFRSPEGQEIVRRLVATADVVIENFKVGGLKKYGLDYESLKAINPKLVYCSITGFGQNGPYAEFAGYDYIVQGMSGFMSITGEPDGQPMKAGVAIADIFTGIYAVTAIQSALIHAMKTGEGQMVDMALLDVMSAVLANQNMNYLISGKSPVRLGNAHPNISPYEVVSTADGHLILAVGNDGQFKRLCTILGIGEVADDERFATNKARVAHKAEVRRIVSSETAKWAKRDLLTACESNAVPAGPINSIAEMFDDPQVKARGLKIDLTDADGNTIPSVRTPIVLSETPLRYERPSPRVGEHRDEILAELEEIERKAAQ
- a CDS encoding thiamine pyrophosphate-binding protein, with translation MKKTGGQLIVDALKANGVKRVSCVPGESYLAVLDALYESGIETIVCRQEGGAAMMADTWGRLTGEPGICMVTRGPGATNASAGLHVARQDSIPMILFIGQVQRDAREREAFQEVEYRRAFTEFAKWVGEIDDARRIPEFVTRAFAIATSGRPGPVVLTLPEDMLVDEVDAPDAKPYMPVEAHPGLAQIEAFGALLAKAKRPMLILGGTRWDDESVAGIRAFAERFKLPVGCSFRRQMLFDHLHESYAGDVGIGINPALAKEIKESDLVILLGGRFSEMPSSSYTLLGIPYPSQTLVHVHPDPSELGRVYRADLAICATPKDFVAALGKLSPAAEPEWATRTAAMHAGYLAWSTPPKTGPGKLHMGPIMEWLEANTPKDAIFTNGAGNYATWLHRFHRFQAFNTQAAPASGSMGYGLPAAVAAKQLFPKREVICFAGDGCFMMHGQEFATAIRYNLPIIVLLVNNGIYGTIRMHQEREYPGRVSATDLTNPDFAALARAYGGYGETVEDTEQFAAAFERARASGRPAILDIKLDPEAITPTRTLTQIREKA